GGCCTGAATGGCCGTCCGGACATCGACGTCGATGAGATGGATCGACACGGTGTCCGGTAGCGCCGCCTTGGCCTGGGCGAAAAGTCTTAACGGCGTAAGTGTACATATCCCTACAACAGCCAGAACTGCGACAACAACAGCACGACAGCGTTGGTCGAATCCGTTCATCAAACTCCCGCCTTTGCTAGAGTTACGGTCCACGTCGAATCTCTCACGCGTACTGTGACGCCATCCTTGTTGACGCTGCGGATTGCAACAGTCCCAAGCGTGTCGCCAGACGACACCACGATCGTACCATCACGACCCGGGATACCGGAAATGATTGCGCGCCATGGAGGACCACCAATGGTTCCATGTAGCACGATGCGTACGATTGGCGCAGCAGGTACCGGTGGCGCAGGAACACCGCTTGCTGCGATCGAGAATGCCACCATCGCTGGTTTACGATCCACACGAAAGGGATCGTGCGTGACGATGTGACTGGATGCGCTATCCAATGAATCGCTATCGAATGCTGCCATTCTTGGGATCGCACCGGAGCCGAGTAAACGGCCGCTCGCGCTTGCGGCTGCAATGTCGTCCCTATGTGCGAGCATGACCTCTCGGCCCATCAAACCGAGAACCGACACTGTGCAGACCCAGAGACCGCGCTCCAATTGCCGGCGATTCATTGCCCGACCTTATCGTCTGGAGAATCTGGAACGCGTCTGTATAGGCCACGCACAGTCAATTCGATGTGGAGAGCTTCCATACGATCGGCGGGAGCGGCCGGATCGGATTGCGCTATAGTAAGCTGGCGAATGTCGGTGAGTGGCTCCCCGCCTTCCAGATCTCGCAACATTCCGGAGACGCCCCGTACATCTCCTGTTCCGCTCGCGTGAACAACCACGGGCACGAGCAGAGTGCGATTGGCGGAGTCCGCCTCGGGCTGAATCGACGACAGATGAACCCCGTTCGCATCCGCTGCGTCGGCCACTACCGACGCAAGGGCCGCGGCTGCCTGGCTGGCCGAGCTTCCATTCAGAAATGCGGACGACAAGCCGAGGAATTGCGTAGTCGTCTCGTCGAGCGATTTGAGAGTGCTGTTGCGACGAGAAATGATCTGCCTGTCCTGAGCGAGTTCGGCGTGAATCAACCGCAACTGCGTCTCGGTCGTACGGCGCGCAGCAATCACTCGTGGAATGACCTTTCCAACGAGCAGCATGGTCCCGACACAAACTACGCCTATCAAGAGCGTGCGTACGTCTTTGGAGAGGGGATTCGTCCGCACCGTAGAGCCAGACACGATACTGCCGCCAGTATTCATTGACTTGTGTCCCGTTGTGGTTCAAACGCAGTTTTGGCGTGACCATAGTCAGGCAGCATGTGCAGGCGAAGCGTCGCTCTTTCCAGCTCGCGCGCGCCAACCATCTCTCGGCTGACAGGTCCGATTATCGTGGGAGCAACGATATTTGCTACCTCACTCATCGCATCCACGACCGCCGCTGTACGTGGGGACAGCACCACCAGATCGACGTTGGCAGTGTCGATACGCATCGTCGTAACGGTCGCTTCTGCAGGCAGTGCCTGAGTTATCGCGCCAAGGAGGAGTGCAGTCGATACACGATGCCGCGAGAAGTTCGCAGCGCTGGCGAGATCGCGACTGATGCGTCCTAGTTCCGCTTGTTCGTGCGATCCACTATCGCTCAACATCTGCATACTGCGTAGTTCAGTTCTGTTACGCGCTAGCCGTGCACTGTCGACGTAACCTTGCGCGGCGAAATAGGTGCCGATTGCGATGAGAAGTAATGCCGTAGCGGCGACAATCCTGGTGCGCGACACATCTGGTATCGTTATCGCTGGATTATCCTTTGCACATAGCGCCAGCTGTCGCGGTACATGCCCCATTGCGACCTGCACGGCAATTGCTTCACCGGCCGTGCGCATACCCGTGCTGCCAACCTCCTCAGCTGGCAGCGCGGAAAGGACGCCTGGATCGATCGATTCCGCCGGCACGAGCGGCCCAGCACGCAGATTGTGGTCGCATATCGCGCCAGTGATCGCGCCGATCACGCCAACTTCGGCGACGCCGACGTGATACTGCCCAGCAGAAACCGCGCTTGCGCCGGTGATGACGACTGGTCGCGGCGACGCAACGAAACGACTCGTGTTCAGCCGAAGCATTGCGATGACTTCCTTTCGATGACGAACCGATGGAATACCCTTCACGAGCTTCACACGGCTCCATGGAGTTCCGATCGCAGTATCCACGCGTAACTTCGGCCACCTGTATTTCGGAATACCATCGAGCAATTCACCAAGGGCTGCTGCGATCGGAGCGCTGTCGCCCGAGGGGCGATCCGCGTCGAGATGAGCTGTGGCAGACCATACAACCTCACCATGCTCGACGACAACCACGTTGATCACATTGTGGTCGAGATACACGCCGGCGCGTCTCACGATACAATCACGGCCAGATCTTCGCACGTGTAATACCGGCCCTGCGTCCGGCACGAACCAACCGCAACTCCTCGACGACCGTTACCGTCGGTGTTCCTGCAGTTGAGGTCAGCCGGACTATCCACGCATCTGGCTCGCTAGCGATCAGGTTCGCCAGCTCCTGGTATGCCGACTCGAGCTTCGTGCGAGAATCAGCACTCAGAGACGTCTCCAGAGTCCGGATGTCGGTTATCGGCTCTTTCCTCCAGCGCATCTCGGCGATACGAGCAATCGATTCAGCAGTCATTCCCGGTAGCGACGCTATCACCGGGATGGGGGCGCGATCCAGGACGATCTTGCCCGGCTCGACACTGAGAAGCGCGATGAGAGAATCGGCTGACTCGAAACCGCGAACGAGACGTATTTCATTCTCGTCGTCAAACTGGTGATTGAATGGTGTCAATCGCCCCGCACGCCGGTACCAGTCAATTTCAGCGCCACGCGGTCGTGGTATGGAGTCAGCGTCACGCCAGTCGGCCATTGCATCGGCGAGGCTGTCTGCCCGATCCGTACCCACGCCAGCAGCGACGAATGTCGCGCTGATGGCGTCAGTACTCGCTTCGTTCACATCGAGACGATCTCCAGCAGCCCGCGCGCTGATGGCGCAGTCAAGTTGCTCGCCCCGGACGTCTGCAAATGTGCGATCGAGCGTGTCCCACGCCGCGCTGGCTGCTACGAGTGTATCGCCAAGGGCGGCATCCGTCACGGCACGTACGACCTCGCCACAGCCCTCGGCGTGCCAGGTTGCACGGATGATGTTCATGCGATTCTGAGCAGTTGCCAGCGAATCTTGCGTCGTTGCCGTGTCATCCAGCCCAATGGCTGCCATCGCCACTATCAGCCACAGAATTGCGATGAGTGCGAAACCACGCCGCTCACTGGAGATCCTGCCTGATGATCTCATCCGCGCGCTCCGACGCGGTAGACTACCGTGTCCGATCGGCTGACAACGCCTATCGCGATCGGTACTGTGGGCCCGATCGGCCAACTGTTCACCCAATGTCCACCATTATTGGCGTCCATCAGATATCGCAGAACTATGGGACTGCCGCGTAACCTGACGCGAGCCGAATCGCCGGACGAGCTCTCAGCCAGAAGTGCTGCGCCGCTCGAATCCAATACCGCACGAAGTGAGATGTCACACTCGCGTTCCCAACCTCCGGCTGAAATGCACCACGACGTGAAACGTATCTGCGCACTATCTCCACCGAAGTTGCTCGACTCATGTGTCGGCCCGGCTTCAGGAGATATGTCGATTTGTCTTACCCATCTCTGTACCAACGCTCCGGCATTTTGCGTCTCGTCTCGCGCCAATGCCGAAGATGCGTCCTTGTCCCTGGAATCGGCTAACTGCTCGAATACCATGTCCGCAGAGACGAGCAACGTGGCTGCTATCATTACCGCGACTAGGACCTCGAGTAGTGTGAAGCCGGTTTGTACGGGACTAGTTCGTGACATGCGTACTTGGAAGCGCACGATACACCATCGTATCGAGCAATGTTACGTGAGAACGCCCGTCCAGCAGGGCAATCGAATACAGTTGCGGCACGGGATGCTCGATGTCGAGCCACCACTCTCCCTGCGTGTGCGTACCCAGATGGCGGTCGAGGTCCTCTCGCGGCCAGAGCACCACACGATCCATGAACGCGCTCGCGGCATTTAAGCGATCCTCGCTCATCCGTGCAAGAACGACGGAATGCCGCGCCTGTCCTGCGCGTATCAGCGTTACTGCGCTAGCGATGGAGAAGATGGTCATCGCTATCAAGACCTCGAGCAGGACTGCCCCGGATCGGCCGGCAACAGCAATTCTACGGGACATCGATAGTCCCTCTAGATCCCGCGACCCGATCGATGTTTGGCGGATCGGA
Above is a window of Gemmatimonadota bacterium DNA encoding:
- the gspM gene encoding type II secretion system protein GspM, with the translated sequence MSGSTVRTNPLSKDVRTLLIGVVCVGTMLLVGKVIPRVIAARRTTETQLRLIHAELAQDRQIISRRNSTLKSLDETTTQFLGLSSAFLNGSSASQAAAALASVVADAADANGVHLSSIQPEADSANRTLLVPVVVHASGTGDVRGVSGMLRDLEGGEPLTDIRQLTIAQSDPAAPADRMEALHIELTVRGLYRRVPDSPDDKVGQ
- a CDS encoding type II secretion system protein, which encodes MSRRIAVAGRSGAVLLEVLIAMTIFSIASAVTLIRAGQARHSVVLARMSEDRLNAASAFMDRVVLWPREDLDRHLGTHTQGEWWLDIEHPVPQLYSIALLDGRSHVTLLDTMVYRALPSTHVTN